Within Thermus sp. CCB_US3_UF1, the genomic segment AGCCCGTGCTCTTCAAGAGCGTGGGCCACGCCCTCTTTGACCTGGCGGCGGTGCGCCACCTTCTGGGCTTGGACTAAAGCCGCACCACGATCTTGCCGGTATGCCCCCGGTCCAGGAGGGCCTGGAAGGCCCTTTCCGCCTCGAGGAAGGGGAAGACCGCCCCCACCACGGGCCTAAGCTCCTTCCCCAAACGGGGGAGGAGGAAGGCCAAGGCCTCTTCCACAAGGGGCCTTTCCCGCAACAGGGGGGCCAGCCAGAAGCCCAGGACGGCCAGGTTCTTCCGCATGAGGCGCAAGGGGTTGAGGGGGGCCACCTCCCCCTCGGCGGCCCCGATGTAGACCAGCCGCCCCCCGGGCCTGAGGAGGGAGAGGCTTTCCTCCAGGTCCTTTCCCCGCACCTCCAGGACCAGGTCCACCCCGCCCAGCTCCTTGGCCACCTGGGGGAGGGCCTCGTAGGGGGCCACGGCCTCCGCCCCCAGGGCCTGGGGCAGGGGGAGTTTCTCCGGCCTCGAGGCCGCCGCCAGGACCCGAAGCCCCAAGGCCTTGGCCACCTGAACCGCCGCCGTGCCCAAGGCCCCAGCCGCCGCCTGGACCAGGACCCACTCCCCGGGCCTGGCCCCCGCCTGCCGCAGGGCCAGGTAGGCGGTGAGGAAGGAAACCGGGTAGGCGGCGGCCTCCTCGGGGGAAAGCCCTTCGGGCACGGGCAGGAGGGCTTCTTCCGGCACCGCCACCCGCTCGGCCAAGGCCCCGTGGCCCATGAGGGCGGCGTACCGCCTTTCCCCCACCTTCCCCACCGCCTCCATGCCGGGCACGAAGGGAGGGTGGAGGCGGGTCAGGTAGCCGCCTAGGCGCAGGAGGTGGTCGGCGAAGTTGAGCCCCACCGCCTCCACCTCCAGCACCACCTCCCCCGCCTTGGGGGAGGGTTCGGCCACCTCCTTGAGCGCCAAGGGAGCCCCCAGCTTTTCCTGGATCCAGGCCTTCATGGGGGAAGTTTACCCCCTTCTGACCTTTTGCTATCCTCGGGGATGTGACGGAGAAGAACCTCGCCCGCTTCTATCAGGCCGCCCAGGAAACCTGGAGCCAGCTCCCTCCCCAGGCCCGCTTCCGCCCCCTTGAGGACGGCAAGGTCCTGGCCCGCTACGCCTCCTTGATGGAGGGCTGGACCGAGGAGGTGGTCCAGGGGTTTTACGACACCCTCTTCGCCCACCCCGCCACCAAAAGGGTCTTCCGGGAAGGGGAGCGCCCGGAGCGGGAGAAGACCTTGAGGGACTGGTACCTGCGCACCCTAAGGGGCCCCTTCAACGGCCAGTACTTTGCCTGGCAGGCCCTGGTGGGCCTGGTGCACGTGCGCCGGGGGGTGACCAACGGCATGATGGCCGCCATGTGGAACTGGCTGACGGGGACCGTGGCCCAGAAGGCCCGGGAAACCCTCCCGGCGGAGGAGGCCCGGGCCCTGGAGGACGCCTGGCGCCGCCTGGCCTTCACCGTCATGGCCCTCATCGCTGAGGAGTACCTGGAGGCCTACCTCGAGGCCCTGGCCCTCACCTGGGGGGAGGACCCCCGGGTCTTCCTGGAAAGGGCCCAGGAGGCCGCGGCCCGGCTTCTGGCCCAGCTTACCCCCTCCTAGCCCTTCACCGACCCCGCCAGGAGCCCCCGCAGGAAGTACCGCCCCAGGAAGATGTAGACCAAAAGGGTGGGCAGGGCGGCCAGGATGGCCCCGGCCATGGGCAGGTTCCACTTCACCGCCTCCCCTCCCGCCAGCTGGGCCAGGGCCACGGTGATGGGCTGGCTTTCGGGACGGGTAAGGGTGACGGCGAAGAGGAACTCGTTCCAGATCTGCGTGAACTGCCAGATGGCCACCACCACGAAGGCGGGGGCGGAAAGGGGCAGGATCACGTGGCGGAAAACCCCAAAGAACCCGGCCCCATCCATGCGGGCGGCCTCCACCAGCTCGTCGGGGATTTCCGAGTAGTAGTTCTTGAAAATCAGGGTCACGATGGGGATGCCGTAGACCACGTGCACCAGGACCAGCCCCCCCAGGGTTCCGTAGAGGCCGATGGCCTTCACGAACTGGAAAAGGGGGATGAGGACGCTCTGGTAGGGGATGAACATCCCGAAGAGCATGAAGGCGAAGAGGAGGTCCGAACCGCGGAAGGGCCACTTGGCCAGCACATAGCCGTTTAGGGCCCCCACCAGGGCGGAAAGCAGGGTGGCGGAGAGGGCCAGCACCAAGGAGTTTTGGAACTTGGGCCGGAAGGCTTCCCAGGCGATGCGGAAGCTCTCCCAGTAGACGGGGTCAGGCCAGCGCCAGACGGTATCCAGGGTGATCTTGGCGGGCTCCTTGAGGGCGGTGAGGACCACCAGGTAGACGGGCAGGAGGAAGAAGCCCGTCATGAGGAGCAAAAAGGCGTAGAGGAAAATCCGTCCCATCAGCGCCGCACCTCCTTCCTCAGCTGGCTCGCCAGGTAGGGGATGACCACCCCCGCCACCAGGAGGAGGAGGAGGATGCCGATGGCGGCCCCCTTGGCGAACTGGTTCCCCCGGAAGGCCAGGAGGTACATGTAGATGGCCGGAACGTCGGTGGGGGCATAGTCCAGCCCGGCCATGGCGAAGATGAGGTCAAAGATCTTCAGGGCAATGTGCCCCAAGACGATCATGGCCGAGAGGGTGATGGGGGCCAAGAGGGGGAGGATCACATGGCGGTAGGTCTGCCAGGGGCTGGCCCCGTCTACCTTGGCCGCCTCCAAGACCTCCACCGGGATCCCCCTGAGCCCCGCCAGGTAAAGGGCCATGGTGTACCCGGACATCTGCCACACCGCCGCCAGGATCACCCCCACCAGGGCCAGGCTGAACCCGTGGGGCTCGGGGTAGGGGAGGAGGTGGACGCGGCTGCCCACGGTCAGGGCCCAGAGGAGGAGGACCCCTCCGGAAAGGAGGGCCCAGAAGCGCCGCCTTTTTTCCCCTTCCCGGTGGGCCCGCCAGGCCACGTAGAGGAGGACAAGCCCCACCACCCAAGCGGTGTAGAGGGGCAGGCGGTTCCAGTCAAAGACCAGGACCTGCTCCCGGGTGGTGAGCCAGGGGAAGGCCAGGGGGGGTAGGCCCAAAAGGGTGGGAAGGACGTTCACCCCTCCTTGGGGCTGGAGGAGCCAGCGCCAGATGGTGCCCGTGACGACGAAGGAGAGAGCCATGGGGAAGAGGAAGACCGTGCGGAAAAACCCCTCCCCCCTGGGGCCTTGGTCCAGGGCCACCGCCAGGAGGAGGCCTAGGCCCAGGCTTCCCGCCATGAAGAAGAGGGTGAAGAAGACCAGGTTGATGACGCTTTGGCGGAAGCGGGTCTCCACGAAGCCGGTGAAGAGCTCCCGGTAGTTTTCCAAGCCCACAAACTGGAGTTCCGGCCTAAGGGCTAAGGCCTGGGCGGGATTTTTCCCCCAGTCGGTAAAGGAGACCCAAAGGTTCTGCCCGATGAACCCGTAGACGAAGATCCCCACCGCCACCAAGGAGGGGAGGAGGACCAAAAGGGCCGTGATGCGGTCGCGCATGCTGCCTCGGGGAAAACCCCGTGGGGGTAAAGCCCCCACGGGGCCGAAGGGGCCTTACCGGCCCAGGCCCACCTGGTTGGCGATGGCCTGGGCGGCGTTGGCCGCCGCCTGCGGGTTTTTGCTCTGCAGGAAGATTTCCATCACCGTGCCGAACTGGCTCATGAAGCTCTCGGGGGCCACCGCCCCGTGGACCAGGGAGCCCACGATGCGGTTGGACTTCCAGTCCTTCATGGCCGACTGGCCGTAGGCGTTGTACTTGGCCGGGTCGGAGTCCAGCCGGGCGGCGATGGAACCCTTGAGGGGGTTGAAGGTGTCCTGCCCCTCCTTGGAGCCCACCAGCCGGAGCCAGTTGAGGGTGTTCTGGCGGTTCTTGGCCCCCTTGGGCAGGCCGAAGGAGTCGGAGAGCATCATGAAGATCCCCGAGGTGCCGGGGGAGGGAGCCCAGGCGAAGTCGGTGCCGGGGCGGAGCTTCAGGGTGGTGGCCATGTAGCCCGCGGCCCAGTCCCCCATGATGTTGAAGGCCGCCTGGCCCTGGACCACCCGGTCCACGGCCTGCTGCCAGGAGAGGCCAGCGGCGTCCTTATTGGCGCAGTCCAGCACCTTGCCGAAGGTTTCCCACACCGCCACCGCCTTGGGGTCGGTGAACTTCAGCTTCCCGTTCCAGAGGTTGTTCCAGCCGTCCGCCCCCAGGAGGGCCAGGGCCACGCTCTCCCAGAGGTGCTGCTGGGTCCAGTTCTCCCCTAGGGCCAAGGGGGCCTGCAGGCCCTTGCGCTTGAGGGTTTCGCAGGTGGAGAGGAACTCGGCCCAGGTGCGGGGCGGGTTCACCCCCCATTCCCGCAGCTTGGCGGGGATGTACCACATGACGTTGGAGCGGTGGATGTTCACCGGCACGCTCCAGATCCCGCCCTTGTAGGAGATCAGGTCAATGAGCCCCTTGGGGAAGGCCTGGAGCCACCCCTCCTGGCGGAAGAGGCCCGTGAGGTCCTCCATCCTGTCGGCCACCACCCAGGTACCGATGAGCTCCATGCCCGCATGCACCTGGAAGCTATCGGGGGGGTCACCGCCCAGCATCCTGGTCTTGAGCACCGCCTTGGCGTTCACCCCGGCGCCCCCGGTGACCGTGGCGTTGATGACCTCCACGTTGGGGTAGCGTTGCTTGTAGAGCCGGATGAGGGCCTCGAGGGCCGGCCCCTCGTCCCCCGCCCACCAGGAGAAGATCTCCAGCTTGCCCGTCTGGGCCAGGGCGCTAAGCCCCAATACCATGCCGATCGCCCAAAGCCACTTCCTCATACCTACCTCCATTGCGACGTGGGCTTTCCGCCCACAGGCCGCCCAGCTCAAAGAAGCGGGCCAGAAACAGGCTGGCCCCTCCTACCGCCGCCGCCAGATGCCCGTAGGCCGAGGGGTGCACCGGGAGGGAGCGGTGGGTGGGCAAAAAGGCGTGGGCCTCGAGGGCCTGGCGTAGGGGTTCTTCCAAGAGGGGGAAGAGCTCTGCGGCCTTCCCCCCCACCACCACCCGGGCCGGGTCGTAGGCCACGGCCAGGTTGGCCACGAACCGCCCCAGGGCCTCGCCCAGTTGGCGGATGACCTGTAGGGCCAAGGGGTCGCCCTCCCGGGCCAGGGCGTGCAGGGCGTCCCAGTCCCCTGCCTTCCCCCCCAGGGCCTGGTAGCGGGCCAGGAGGGACCCCAGGCCCAGCTCCCGCTCCAGGCACCCCCGGCGCCCGCAGGCGCAAAGGGTTTCCCCGCTCCCCAGCCAGTGGCCCACCTCCCCCGCCGCCCCCCCGGTTCCCCGCAGGAGGCGGCCTTCGGCCACCACCCCCACCCCCAGGCCCGTGCTGAGAACCAGGTAGGCCAGGTTGGCCTCACCGTGGAAGAACACCTCGGAGAGGGCCGAGGCCTTGGCGTCGTTTTCCGGCAGGACGGGGAAGGGCAGGGGGGCAAGGAAGGGCTTTAGGTCCAGGTCCTCCCAGCCCAGATTGGGGGCCTTGAGCAGGCGTAGCCCCACCACCACCCCGGGCAGGGTGAAGCCCAGCCCCAAGGCCCCTTGGGCCCGGGGGAGGACCTCCTGCCAAAGCCGTTCCAGGCGCTCCTTGGGCCCGGCTTGGGGGGCGTGGCGCCACTCCAGGGTCCAAAGCACCTCCCCCCGCCAGTCCAGGGCCAGGAGGACCGTACCCTCCACCCCCACCTCGGCCCCCAGGGCGAAGCGGGCTCGAGGGCGCAGGTGGAGGAGGGTGCCGGGGCGGCCCACAGGGGGTGAGGTGAAGGCCCCCTCTTCCAGGAGGCCTTCCTGCAAAAGCTCGTCCACCAGGCGGCTCACCGCGCTCTTGGCCAGGCCGGTAAGGCGGGAAAGCTCCGCCCGGGTGAGGGGGCCCCGCCGCAGGTGGCCCAGGATGGCCCGGCGGTTGAGCCTGCGGATTTCCTGCGTATCCCCCTTGCGCACCCCACCTCCTTAGTTCGTTCTCAGGACTAAGTAAATCACCCACCGGGTTTCCCGTCAAGCCCTTGCCTTTTGCCAAGCTTGGCCTTAGCCTCCTCTTAAGGCCCGCTAGGGCCCTAAAGCCAGGTCCCGTTGCCCTGGTGCCTGGGCGCGTAGTCCAGGCTTAAAGTGGGGAAGTCCGGTGCAAGTCCGGCGCTGTCCCGCAACGGTAACCGGCCCCGCACCATGCCTTCCGCCGCAGGCCGGAAGCCCGAATACCTGCCAGGGCCGCCCGCCATGCCCCATGGGCGGGCACCTCACGCGGATGGGGGGAGCGATGGGGGTGCACCCGCGGTATGCGCCCCTGCCGTTTTCCCGGCAGGGGTTTTCCCTACCTCCCCCGGGCCTGGCCCTAGCGGCCTTAGGGAGGTAGGCATGAAAAGGGTACTGGCTCTCTTGGCGGTTTTCTTGGCCTTGGCTTGGGCTTTCCCCCTTACCCTCACCGACGACCTGGGGCGCACGGTGACCCTGAAGGCCCCCCCCAAGCGGGTGGTTTCCATGCTCCCCTCGGTGACGGAAACCCTTTGCGCCCTGGGGGCTTGCGACCGCCTGGTGGCCACCGACGACTACTCCGACTGGCCCGAAAGGGTGAAGGCCCTGCCCAAGGCCGGGGGGCTTTACAACCCCAACCCCGAGCTCATCGTTTCCTTGAAGCCCGATCTGGTGCTGGTTTCCAAGTATGGCCGCCTCTACGAGACCCTGGAGCGGGCGGGGCTTGCGGTCTACGCGGTGCGCACCGAGACCTACGAGGACATCTTCCGCACCACCCGCACCCTGGGCCGGCTCCTGGGGATGGAGGCCCAGGCGGAGCGCCTGGTGGCCCAGATCCAGCGGGAGGTCTACGGGGAGGAGTCCCGGGCCGCCCAGGCCAAGGCCCGTCCCCGGGTGTACTACGAGATCGATCCCACCCCCTACACCGTGGGGCCGGAGAGCTTCATCGGGGTGCTCATCGCCAAGGCCCGGGGGGTGAACATCGTTCCCAAGGAGCTGGGCCTTTTCCCCAAGATCGCCCCCGAGTTCGTGGTGGAGAAGAACCCCGAGGTCATCGTGGCCACCTACCCCAACGCCCAGGAAACCCTCCGCACCCGCCCGGGCTGGAGCCGGGTGAGCGCGGTGCAAAGGGGGCGGATCTGCGTCTTCACCGGAGGCCAGGACAGCCTCCTCTCCCGCCCCGGCCCCCGGGTGGCCCAGGGGCTTAGGCTTCTGGTGGACTGCTTCCACGGACGGTAGGCCATGACCCAGGCCCTTCCCCTGGCCCTGAGGCGGAGCCTGGTCTTCGCCTGGCTCCTCCTCCTCCTGGGCCTGGCCCTGGTCCTAGGGGTGGCCTTGGGGGCGGTGAGCCTCCCCCCCCAGGAGGTGCTCCGGGCCCTTCTGGGCCAGGGGGAAAACCCCATCGTCACCGAGATGCGCCTGCCCCGGGTCCTGGGGGGGATGCTGGTGGGGGCGGCCTTGGGGGTGGCGGGGGCGGCTTTCCAGGGCCTCTTCCGCAACCCCCTGGCCGACCCTTACCTCATGGGTTCGGCCGCAGGGGCGGCCTTCGCCGTGGCCCTCCTGGCGGCCCTCCTGGGTGGGCTTTCCCCCGCTTTTGCCCAGCACGCCGTCTTCCAGTCCCTGCCCCTTTCCGCCACCCTTTTCGGTTTCCTTGGGGCCCTTCTGGCCACGCTTCTCACCCTCCTCCTGGCTGGGGGTGTGGCCAGGACGGGGGAGCTGGTCCTGGCGGGGGTGGTGGTGGGGAGCGTTCTCACCGGGGCCACCACCTACCTGATGCTGCAGGACGCGGACCGGGTGCGGGCCGTCTTCGCCTACACCCTGGGCAACCTGGCCTTCGTGGGCTGGCCGGGGGTCAAGGCCTTGGCCTTCTTCCTGGCCTTGGCCCTGCCTTGCCTTTTCCTCCTGGGCCGGGTCCTCAACGCCCTCCAGCTGGGGGAGGAGACGGCCAAGAGCCTGGGGCTTCCCCTGGAGGCCCTGAAGCTTCTGCTCCTCATGGCCTCGAGCCTCCTCACCGCGGCGGCCGTGGCCCAGGCGGGGATCATCGGCTTCGTGGGCCTGGTCACCCCCCACGTCCTGAGGCGGCTTCTGGGGGAGGACTACCGCCTCCTCCTGCCCGCCAGCGCCCTGGGGGGGGCGGTCCTCCTCTCCCTGGCCGACCTCCTGGCCCGCACCCTCACCCGGCCCGCGGAGCTCCCCGTGGGGGTGGTGACCACCCTGCTGGGCGGGCCCTTCTTCCTCTACCTGATGTGGAGGCGGCGTGGCCGGGCTTGAGGCCAAGGGCATCTGGGGCCCCTTCGCCCTCTTGGGGGTGGACCTGGCCCTAAGGCCAGGGGAGTGGCTGGCCCTCCTTGGCCCCAACGGCTCGGGCAAGAGCACCCTGCTTCGGGTGATGGCGGGCCTCCTCCGGCCCAAGGCGGGGGAGGTCTTCCTGGAGGGCCGTACCCTTCGGGCCTACGGGAGCTACCGCCGGGGCCAGCTTCTCGCCTACCTGCCCCAAAGCGGCCCCTACCCGGAAGGCCTCCTGGTGGAGGAGGTGGTGCGCCTAGGCCGGCTTCCCCACCTAGGGCTTTGGGGGCGGGAGACCCGGGAGGACCGGGAGGCCGTGGCCTGGGCCCTGGAGGTGACGGGGACCCTTTCCTTCCGCCACCGCCCCCTCGGCACCCTTTCCGGGGGGGAGCGCCAACGGGTCCTCCTGGCCCGGGCCCTGGCGGCCAGGCCCCGCTACCTCCTCCTGGACGAGCCCACCACCTTCTTGGACCTCGAGCACCAAGGGGAGGTGGTGGCCCTGCTCCAGGGCCTGGCCCGGCTGGGGGTGGGGGTGCTCTCCGTCCTCCACGACCCCAACCAGGCGGCCCTGGCCCACCGGGTGGCGGTCCTGAAAGGGGGAAGGCTTCTTGCCGAGGGGGGGCCTGGGGAGGTGCTCAGCGAGGCCTTTTTGAAAAGCCTCTACGGCCCCCGGGTTCGGGTGGCCCACCTGGAGGGGAGGCCCCATGTCTACCTGGACGGATAGGGCCCGGCTTTACGTGCGGGGCCGGGCCTTTTTGCTGGACTTGGGGGAAGAGGTGGAGTTCTACACGGAAAGCGGCCCAAGGCGGGCCCGCTACTTCCTGGTGGGGCGGATCTCCCCCCCGGAGCGCCTCCGCCTGGGCCTTCCCCGGGAGGGGGTGCTCCACTACCCCCTGGCGGTGGACCCCTTGGCCTTTGAGTGGGAGGGGGAGACCCTGGTCCTGCCAGGCTTGCGGGTCTACCTGGGGGGGCCGCCCCCCTTTGTGGAAACCCCCTATTACGCCTGGCGCTGGCCCCGCTTGACGGAGGGGGGGGCGGAGGGGTAGGGTGCCCTTACCGACCGTTCGGTCGTGAGGAGGTGCGCGGTGCGGCTCAAGGACAAGGTGATCCTCATCACCGGGGCGGCCCACGGGATTGGCCGGGCCACCCTGGAGCTTTTTGCCCGGGAGGGGGCGAGGCTCATCGCCTGCGACCTGGAGGAAGGCCCCCTGGGGGAGGCGGCCTCGGCCACGGGGGCCATGCCCCTGGTGATGGACGTGGCCGATCCCACCTCGGTGGAGGGGGGCTTCCGGGAGGCCCTGGCCGCCTTTGGCCGCCTGGACGGGGTGGTGCACTATGCGGGCATCACCCGGGACAACTTCCACTGGAAGATGCCCCTGGAGGACTGGGAGGCGGTCCTCCGGGTGAACCTCACGGGGAGTTTTCTGGTGGCCCGGGCGGCGAGCGAGGCCATGCGGGAGCGGAACCCGGGGAGCATCGTGCTCACGGCGAGCCGGGTGTACCTGGGGAACCTGGGGCAGGCCAACTACGCGGCCTCCAAGGCGGGGGTGGTGGGGCTTATGCGGACCCTGGCCCTGGAGCTTGGGCGGTGGGGGATCCGGGTGAACGCCCTGGCCCCGGGGTTTATTGAGACGCGGATGACGGCCAAGGTGCCGGAGAAGGTGCGGGAGAAGGCCATTGCGGCCACGCCCTTGGGGCGGGCGGGGAAGCCTTTGGAGGTGGCCTATGCCGCCCTGTTCCTGGTTTCCGAGGAGTCCAGCTTCATCACCGGCCAGGTCCTCTTCGTGGATGGGGGGCGGTCCATCGGGGCCGCCCCGGCCTAGGGCCATGGGCTTTGCCAGGCTGGACGCCTACCTGCGGGGCCTGGTGGCTGAGGGCTTGCTGCCCGGCTTCGTGGCCCTGGTGGCCCGGGAAGGGGAGGTGGCCTACCTGGGGGTAGGGGGGTACCTGGACCCGGAGAAGGGCCTTCCCATGCGGGAGGATGCCCTTTTTCGCCTCTACTCCATGACCAAGCCCTGGGTTTCCGCCCTGGCCCTCACCTTTGTGGAGGAGGGGGTCCTTTCCCTCCAGGACCCGGTGGAGAAGTACCTGCCGGAGCTGGCCGGGCTTAGGGTGGGGCGGGAGGTGGGGGAGGAGGTGGTTTGGGAGCCCTTGCGCCGCCCCCTTACCCTTTACGAGCTCCTGCGCCACACCGCCGGCCTCCCCTACGGGGTCTTTTTCCCCTCCCCGGTGCGGCGGCTTTACCTGGAAGCGGGGGTGGAGCGCTTTGACCTCTCGCGGGAGGCTTTTTTGGCGGGCCTTTCCCGGCTTCCCCTCCGCTTCCAGCCGGGGGAGGCCTTTGAGTACGGCTTGGCCACCGATGTCCTGGGCCACCTCCTCGAGGCCCTTTCCGGCAAGAGCCTGGAGGCCCTTTTGCGGGAGCGGGTCTTCGGCCCCTTGGGCATGGAGGATGCGGGCTTCTGGGCCAAGGACCCGGCCCGCCTGGCCCAACCCTTCCCTCAGGACCCGGAAACGGGCAAGCGCATCCGCCTCATCCCCGTGGAAGCCCCTCCCCCCCGGTACGCCGGGGGCCTAGGGGGGGTGGGGACGGCGGGGGACTACTTCCGCTTCCTCGAGGCCCTGCGCCGGGGCCAGGGCCTCCTCCACCCCCGCCTGGCCCGGCTGATGACCGCAGACCACCTGGGCCCCCTCTATGGGGAGGGGCTCCGCCGCGGCCCCGAGTACCTGCCCGGCCCCGGCTACGGTTTCGGCCTGGGGGTGGCGGTGCGCCTGGGGGAGGGGGGTCTGGCCCCGGGAAGCCCGGGGGACTGGTACTGGTGGGGGTTTGGCGGCACCCACTTCCTGGTGGACCCCAGCCTGGGCCTCACCGCCCTCCTCCTCACCCAGGCCCCCAACCTCCTTTCCCTCGCCCGCCCCGAAAAAGCCCTCCACTCCCGCCTGGGCCAGCGGCTGGGCCTGGCCTTCCGCACCCTGGTCTACGGGGCTTTGGCCTGAAGGGCCGCCTCCACCCGCCTTAGGGCCTCGGGGATCTCCTCGTCCCTCAGGTCGCGGTGGGTGACGAAGCGTACCCTTCCCCCCACGGCCCCGGCCAGGACCCCGTGGGCCCGGAGCCTTGCCAGGAAGCCTTGGGGGTCTTTGACCCGGGCGTAGACCATGTTGGTCTGCACCGCCTGGGGGTCCACCTCGAGGCCCAGGCGGAGGAGGCCCTGGGCCAGGGCCCGGGCCAGGGCGTGGTCCCGCTCCAGGTGCTTGGGCCCCTCGTTCAGGGCCAACAGGCCCGCCGCCGCCAACACCCCCGCCTGCCGCCACCCCCCGCCCAGGAGCCTGCGGTAGCGGCGGGCCTCGGGGAGGAGGGCCTTGGGCAGGAGGAGGAGGCTCCCCACCGGGGCCCCCAGGCCCTTGGAGAGGGAGACCGTCACCGTGGCGAAGCCTCGGGCCAGGCGGGCGGCCTCCACCCCGAGGAAGGTGGCGGCGTTGAAGAGGCGGGCCCCGTCCAGGTGGGTGGGGAGGCGGTGGGCCTGGGCCAGGCGGAGGAAGGCTTCCTGGACCTCTAGGGGCACCACGGTACCCCCGGCCAGGTTGTGGGTGTTCTCCAGGGCCAGAAGCCCCGTGGGGGCCTGGAAGGGGCCCGGGCGCAGGGCGCCCTGCAGGGCCTCCAGGTCGGGAACCCCGTAAGGGGCGGGCACGGGGCGGACCAGGGCCCCGGCCAGGAGGGCCGGGGCCCCGAGCTCGTACTCGTAGAGGTGGGCCCCTTCGGGGACCACCACCTCCGCCCCCCGGGGGAGGTGGAGGAGGAGGGCCACCTGGTTGGCCATGGTGCCCGTGGGCAGGAAGAGGGCGCTTTCCAGGCCCAGCATCTCCGCCGCTAGGGCCTCCAGGCGGTTCACCGTGGGGTCTTCCCCGTAGACGTCGTCCCCCACCTCCGCCTCGGCCATGGCCCGGCGCATGGCCGGGGTGGGCCGGGTGAGGGTGTCGCTCCGCAGGTCTATGGGCCGCATGCTGCCTCCACCCCCACGGCCTGGGCCAGCTCTAGGGGCAGGAGGAGGACCTCCCCTTTGAGCTCAATCCGCACCCCTCCCGCCTTCTCCAGCACCCGCAAGGGGGTACCCGGGACCAGGCCCAGCCGGGAAAGGAGGTTCAGGGTGCCCTGGTCCTGGGCCAGGGCCCGCACCACCCGCACCTCCGCCAGGGGGGCCTCGGCCAGGGGCAGGGTGGATTGGGGGGGGAGGGCCAGATCCTTGGTGGGGATGGGGTCCCCGTGGGGGTCAAAGGGGGGGTGGCCGAGAAGCTCGGCGATCCGCTCCTCAAAGGCCTCGCTGATCACGTGCTCCAGGCGTTCGGCCTCCTGGTGTACCTCCTCCCAGCCGTACCCCAGGGCCCGGTGGAGGTAGGCCTCCAGGAGGCGGTGGTGGCGCAGGACCTCGAGGGCCACCCGCTGCCCGGCCTCCGTGAGCCGGGCTCCCCGGTAGGGGAGGTGTTCCACCAGGCCCAAGGCGGCCAGCTTCTTCAGCATCCCCGTGGCCGAGGGGGGCCGGACCCCAAGCCGTTCCGCCAGGGCCTGGGTGGGGACGGCCCCTCCCAGGGCTTCCTGGAGGAGGAAAAGCTGCTTGAGGTAGTCCTCCTGGGCTTCGGAAAGGGGCGGACGGGCCATCCCCCTCAAGGTAGCATGGGGGCATGGACCTCACCCACTACCCCTACCCTTCCCGCCGCTTCGTGGTCCTGGGGCGGCGGGGGGTGGTGGCCACGAGCCAGCCCCTGGCGGCCCTGGCGGGGATGGAGATGCTCCTCAAGGGGGGAAGCGCGGTGGACGCGGCCATCGCCATGGCCGCCTGCCTCACGGTGGTGGAGCCCACCGCCAACGGGATCGGGGGGGACCTCTTTGCCCAGGTGTGGGACGGGAAGCTCCATGGCCTGAACGCTTCGGGGAAAAGCCCCCTGGCCCTTTCCCCGGAGCGGCTTCCCCAGGGCAGGATGCCCGAGAGGGGCTGGCTTCCCGTGACCGTGCCGGGGGCGATTTCGGGGTGGCGGGCCCTGCACGGGCGCTGGGGCCGGCTTCCCTTTGCCGAGGTCCTGGCCCCGGCCATCCGCTACGCGGAGGAGGGCTTCCCCGTGGGGCCGGAGACGGCCCGGGCCTGGCGGCGGGCGGAAGGGGTGTACCTGCCCCTTAGGGGCCCCGAGTTTGCCGCCTTCCAGGAGGTTTTTTTCCCCGGGGGGCGGGCGCCTAGGGCGGGGGAGGTGTGGCGGAGCCCCCTGCACGCCAAGACCCTGAAGGAGATCGCGGAGAGCCACGGGGAAAGCCTCTACCGGGGGGCTTTGGCCGAGGCCCTGGCCCGGTTCAGCGAGGCCACGGGGGGCCTCCTCACCCTGGAAGACCTGAAGGCCCACACCCCGGAATGGGTGGAACCCCTTTCCCTGGAGTACAAGGGCCTCACGGTGCACGAGCTGCCCCCCAATGGCCAGGGGGTGGCGGTCCTTTTGGCCCTGGCCATCCTGGAGGGGTTCAGCCTCAA encodes:
- a CDS encoding NADPH:quinone oxidoreductase family protein; protein product: MKAWIQEKLGAPLALKEVAEPSPKAGEVVLEVEAVGLNFADHLLRLGGYLTRLHPPFVPGMEAVGKVGERRYAALMGHGALAERVAVPEEALLPVPEGLSPEEAAAYPVSFLTAYLALRQAGARPGEWVLVQAAAGALGTAAVQVAKALGLRVLAAASRPEKLPLPQALGAEAVAPYEALPQVAKELGGVDLVLEVRGKDLEESLSLLRPGGRLVYIGAAEGEVAPLNPLRLMRKNLAVLGFWLAPLLRERPLVEEALAFLLPRLGKELRPVVGAVFPFLEAERAFQALLDRGHTGKIVVRL
- a CDS encoding protoglobin domain-containing protein — encoded protein: MTEKNLARFYQAAQETWSQLPPQARFRPLEDGKVLARYASLMEGWTEEVVQGFYDTLFAHPATKRVFREGERPEREKTLRDWYLRTLRGPFNGQYFAWQALVGLVHVRRGVTNGMMAAMWNWLTGTVAQKARETLPAEEARALEDAWRRLAFTVMALIAEEYLEAYLEALALTWGEDPRVFLERAQEAAARLLAQLTPS
- a CDS encoding carbohydrate ABC transporter permease translates to MGRIFLYAFLLLMTGFFLLPVYLVVLTALKEPAKITLDTVWRWPDPVYWESFRIAWEAFRPKFQNSLVLALSATLLSALVGALNGYVLAKWPFRGSDLLFAFMLFGMFIPYQSVLIPLFQFVKAIGLYGTLGGLVLVHVVYGIPIVTLIFKNYYSEIPDELVEAARMDGAGFFGVFRHVILPLSAPAFVVVAIWQFTQIWNEFLFAVTLTRPESQPITVALAQLAGGEAVKWNLPMAGAILAALPTLLVYIFLGRYFLRGLLAGSVKG
- a CDS encoding carbohydrate ABC transporter permease, which encodes MRDRITALLVLLPSLVAVGIFVYGFIGQNLWVSFTDWGKNPAQALALRPELQFVGLENYRELFTGFVETRFRQSVINLVFFTLFFMAGSLGLGLLLAVALDQGPRGEGFFRTVFLFPMALSFVVTGTIWRWLLQPQGGVNVLPTLLGLPPLAFPWLTTREQVLVFDWNRLPLYTAWVVGLVLLYVAWRAHREGEKRRRFWALLSGGVLLLWALTVGSRVHLLPYPEPHGFSLALVGVILAAVWQMSGYTMALYLAGLRGIPVEVLEAAKVDGASPWQTYRHVILPLLAPITLSAMIVLGHIALKIFDLIFAMAGLDYAPTDVPAIYMYLLAFRGNQFAKGAAIGILLLLLVAGVVIPYLASQLRKEVRR
- a CDS encoding ABC transporter substrate-binding protein, whose translation is MRKWLWAIGMVLGLSALAQTGKLEIFSWWAGDEGPALEALIRLYKQRYPNVEVINATVTGGAGVNAKAVLKTRMLGGDPPDSFQVHAGMELIGTWVVADRMEDLTGLFRQEGWLQAFPKGLIDLISYKGGIWSVPVNIHRSNVMWYIPAKLREWGVNPPRTWAEFLSTCETLKRKGLQAPLALGENWTQQHLWESVALALLGADGWNNLWNGKLKFTDPKAVAVWETFGKVLDCANKDAAGLSWQQAVDRVVQGQAAFNIMGDWAAGYMATTLKLRPGTDFAWAPSPGTSGIFMMLSDSFGLPKGAKNRQNTLNWLRLVGSKEGQDTFNPLKGSIAARLDSDPAKYNAYGQSAMKDWKSNRIVGSLVHGAVAPESFMSQFGTVMEIFLQSKNPQAAANAAQAIANQVGLGR
- a CDS encoding ROK family transcriptional regulator, which gives rise to MRKGDTQEIRRLNRRAILGHLRRGPLTRAELSRLTGLAKSAVSRLVDELLQEGLLEEGAFTSPPVGRPGTLLHLRPRARFALGAEVGVEGTVLLALDWRGEVLWTLEWRHAPQAGPKERLERLWQEVLPRAQGALGLGFTLPGVVVGLRLLKAPNLGWEDLDLKPFLAPLPFPVLPENDAKASALSEVFFHGEANLAYLVLSTGLGVGVVAEGRLLRGTGGAAGEVGHWLGSGETLCACGRRGCLERELGLGSLLARYQALGGKAGDWDALHALAREGDPLALQVIRQLGEALGRFVANLAVAYDPARVVVGGKAAELFPLLEEPLRQALEAHAFLPTHRSLPVHPSAYGHLAAAVGGASLFLARFFELGGLWAESPRRNGGRYEEVALGDRHGIGA